The Methyloferula stellata AR4 genome includes a window with the following:
- a CDS encoding CsbD family protein produces MDKDRIEGLARETKGAVKDAAGKVTGDAKLQAEGKADKAAGKVQNAVGGMKDAARDAVKKSS; encoded by the coding sequence ATGGACAAGGATCGTATCGAAGGCTTGGCCCGGGAAACCAAGGGCGCTGTCAAGGACGCCGCTGGTAAGGTGACCGGCGACGCCAAACTTCAGGCCGAGGGCAAAGCCGACAAGGCTGCTGGCAAGGTGCAAAATGCTGTCGGCGGCATGAAGGATGCTGCGCGCGACGCGGTTAAGAAGTCGAGCTGA
- the cyoA gene encoding ubiquinol oxidase subunit II translates to MRERNYKIIPPDPLRSHFGIIWNRCGRIAFVTAGAIGLSGCNTGIFDPVGPVGSAEKSILIDSLGIMLAIVLPTIVAIIAFAWWYRASNGRARYLPDWEYSGRIEMVVWGIPLLVIMLLGGVAWIGSHDLDPAKPLASSTKPVEIQVVSLDWKWLFIYPDQKIASVNELVVPVGTPIHFSLTSASVMSAFFIPQLGSMIYTMNGMTTQLNLQADRIGIFHGLSAHYNGDGFSDMHFDTRVVSAAEFSVWAQKAAGSMLALDDQSYGELSKQTMHVTPFTFRLENPNLFHEIVTQTLPPGPGPDLEQPTASVSPRSGG, encoded by the coding sequence ATGCGCGAGCGAAATTATAAAATCATTCCCCCAGATCCGCTTCGGTCGCATTTTGGGATTATATGGAATCGGTGCGGGCGCATCGCCTTCGTCACGGCCGGTGCGATCGGCCTTTCGGGATGCAACACCGGCATTTTCGATCCGGTCGGCCCCGTTGGTTCCGCTGAAAAATCGATCCTGATCGACTCCCTCGGCATCATGCTGGCCATCGTCCTGCCGACGATTGTTGCGATCATTGCTTTTGCCTGGTGGTATCGTGCCTCCAACGGGCGGGCCCGCTACCTTCCGGATTGGGAATATTCCGGCCGCATCGAAATGGTGGTCTGGGGCATCCCTCTGCTTGTCATCATGCTGCTCGGCGGCGTGGCGTGGATCGGATCGCATGATTTGGATCCTGCCAAACCTCTCGCCTCCTCGACGAAGCCTGTCGAAATACAGGTCGTCTCGCTCGATTGGAAATGGCTCTTTATCTACCCGGACCAGAAGATAGCGAGCGTCAACGAGCTCGTCGTGCCGGTCGGCACTCCCATTCATTTCTCCCTGACGTCCGCAAGCGTGATGAGCGCCTTCTTCATCCCGCAGCTCGGCAGCATGATCTACACGATGAATGGTATGACGACGCAGCTCAATCTGCAGGCCGATCGCATCGGCATCTTCCATGGCCTGTCTGCGCATTACAATGGTGACGGATTCTCGGACATGCACTTCGACACGCGCGTCGTGAGCGCGGCTGAGTTTTCCGTCTGGGCTCAAAAGGCCGCCGGCAGCATGCTCGCCCTCGACGATCAGAGCTATGGAGAGCTGTCGAAGCAGACCATGCATGTCACGCCGTTCACGTTCAGATTAGAGAACCCCAATCTGTTTCATGAGATCGTGACTCAGACATTGCCGCCGGGGCCAGGCCCCGATCTTGAGCAGCCGACGGCGTCCGTATCGCCGCGAAGCGGAGGCTAG